The Solicola gregarius DNA window GCGGTTCGACGCACATGGAGCAGCTGCTGGCCGCGGTCGTCGAGCATGGTGCGGCCGCGGGCTTCGCGTTCGACGGTGACGCCGACCGGTGCCTGGCGGTCGACGCCGAGGGCAACCTCGTCGACGGCGACCAGATCCTGGCGATCCTGGCGCTCGCCAGGCACGACGACGGTGAACTCGTCGACGACACCGTCGTCGGCACGGTGATGACCAACCTCGGGTTCGTGCAGGCGATGACCGCCGCCGGCATCGAGGTCGTACAGACCGCCGTCGGCGATCGCTACATCCTGGAGGCCATGCGGTCGCGCGGGTTCAACCTGGGCGGCGAGCAGTCCGGTCACGTGATCATGTCCGACCACGCGACGACGGGTGACGGCGTGCTGACCGCGCTCCAGCTCGCCGTACGCATGGCGCGTACCGGCAGCTCGCTCGGTGAGCTCGCGGGCGCCATGACCCGACTCCCGCAGGTGCTGGTCAACGTCGACGGCGTCGACAAGACCCGTACCCAGATCGAACCCCGCCTCGTCGCCGCGGTCGCCGCGGCCGAGGAGCGCCTCGGTGCGGACGGTCGCGTACTCCTGCGGCCGTCGGGCACCGAGCCGGTCGTACGCGTGATGGTCGAGGCCACCTCGCGGGAGACGGCGGAGGGTGTCGCGGGCGAGCTGGCGGGCGTCGTACGCGAGACGCTCTCGCTGTAGTGGTTGGTCAAATAGACATTTGTTATGCCAGGGCATGACAAATGTCTATTTGAGGTCGCGCGGATCGGGTCGCTGGAGGCCCGGGTACGGTGGCGGCCATGCCGACCCCCGACTTCATTCTCGCGCTGCGCGAGAAGATCGGCCATGCGCCGCTGTGGCTTCCCGGAGTGACCGCGGTCGTCCTCGACGGCACCCGGGTGCTGCTGGTACGCCGCGCCGACAGCGGTGAGTGGACACCCGTCACCGGGATCGTCGACCCGGAGGAGCAGCCGGCCCGTGCTGCGATCCGCGAAGTGCTCGAGGAGACCGGTGTCGTCGCCGAGGCCGAACGCATCGCGGGCGTGGGCGTGGCCCCGTTGCGCGCACATGCGAACGGCGACCTCGCCGCGTACCTCGACCTGACGTTCCGGTGCCGTTACGTCGCGGGAGAGGCGCAGGTCGGCGACGACGAGTCGGTCGAGGTCGGCTGGTTCGAGCGCGACGCGCTGCCGTCGATGCGCGACGAGTTCCACGAGCGCATCGCCGCCGCACTCGACGACGTGCCCGCTGCGCACTTCGTACGCTGACCGTCGACAAACCGGGTGCGGCGGCGCGTACCCATCCGTACGCTGACGCGCGTGACGATCGAGACCGTCGACCTGTTCGACGACACCGCGTTGCGCGAGGCCCACGACGTGACCCTTGCCGACGCCGCCGCCCGGCCGTACGCGACGCCGTGGACCTGGCAGGAGTACCGCACCGCGGCACGGACGCCCGATCCGTGGTCGGTGCTGCGCATGCTCGGTGCTCGTGCCGCAGACGGCGTGTTGGTCGGCGTCGCCGAGGCGTGGTTTCCCCAGCGCGACAACACCACGATGGTGTGGGCCGACCTGAGCATCCTGCCGTCGCGCGCGGACGACGTCGGTGTTGCCGCGCTCCTGGACGCGTTCCACGATCTGGCACGCAGGCACGGCCGGTCGGCCGTTCACGTCATGGCGGGCGTGAGTCGTGACGAACGGACGAGCCCGAAGAGCCGTGCGCTGGAGTCGGCGGGCTACGGCCTCCTGCTGACGAACGCGCACCGCATCCTCGAGCTCCCGATCGATGTCGATGAGATGGGCTCTCTGAGCGACGCGGTTGCAGCGCGGCACGCCGCGTACCGGATCATCGCGTGGCACGGCACCTGCCCCGAGCAATGGATCGACGAGTACGCGGACCTGCGTGCCCGCATCCTGCTCGACGCACCCGACGGCGGAGCCGGTTTCGAGCGTGAGGACTACGACGCCGAGCGGGTGCGACACGAGGAGGCCGAGCTCGAGGCACAGGAACGCGTGCTGTACACCGCGATCGCCATCGCGCCCGACGGCGCTGTGGCCGGGCACAGCCAGCTCGTCGTCCCGGGCACCGACGAGGCGAACGCGTTCCAGTGGGACACCCTGGTGCTCGCCGCGCATCGCGGCCATCGACTCGGCATTGCCCTCAAGGCGCGCAACCTGGGCGAG harbors:
- the glmM gene encoding phosphoglucosamine mutase codes for the protein MGRLFGTDGVRGVANRDLTAEVAVDLAVAAAHVLGEAGAFADQRPVAVIGTDSRASGEFLESAVVAGLASAGVDVHRIGILPTPGVAYLTAALEADIGVMISASHNPMPDNGIKFLTRGGHKLDDSVEDAIERRLREPWDRPTGARVGRVGLSDTARATYVRHLIGTADVWLDGLTIVVDCANGAASQVAPEVLRACGADVIAINAAPNGININDGCGSTHMEQLLAAVVEHGAAAGFAFDGDADRCLAVDAEGNLVDGDQILAILALARHDDGELVDDTVVGTVMTNLGFVQAMTAAGIEVVQTAVGDRYILEAMRSRGFNLGGEQSGHVIMSDHATTGDGVLTALQLAVRMARTGSSLGELAGAMTRLPQVLVNVDGVDKTRTQIEPRLVAAVAAAEERLGADGRVLLRPSGTEPVVRVMVEATSRETAEGVAGELAGVVRETLSL
- a CDS encoding NUDIX hydrolase; this translates as MPTPDFILALREKIGHAPLWLPGVTAVVLDGTRVLLVRRADSGEWTPVTGIVDPEEQPARAAIREVLEETGVVAEAERIAGVGVAPLRAHANGDLAAYLDLTFRCRYVAGEAQVGDDESVEVGWFERDALPSMRDEFHERIAAALDDVPAAHFVR
- a CDS encoding GNAT family N-acetyltransferase; amino-acid sequence: MTIETVDLFDDTALREAHDVTLADAAARPYATPWTWQEYRTAARTPDPWSVLRMLGARAADGVLVGVAEAWFPQRDNTTMVWADLSILPSRADDVGVAALLDAFHDLARRHGRSAVHVMAGVSRDERTSPKSRALESAGYGLLLTNAHRILELPIDVDEMGSLSDAVAARHAAYRIIAWHGTCPEQWIDEYADLRARILLDAPDGGAGFEREDYDAERVRHEEAELEAQERVLYTAIAIAPDGAVAGHSQLVVPGTDEANAFQWDTLVLAAHRGHRLGIALKARNLGEAADAFGPRTVLHTFNAEENAPMIAVNERLGFRLVDYLGEFRIEL